Proteins encoded within one genomic window of Prosthecobacter fusiformis:
- a CDS encoding GH25 family lysozyme, with product MKFLSLLPLAALLVHCTAPQPGGSTGSLPPAATRGLPQIINVSAYDPKERQREGRGYTENDVSALRANGASGLIARAGKGGNLDTKCASFLAAADRTGMLVGVYYRLQNHVDAVAQADQFISRAQALASSRSWNTPSLLLCGDFDANSRLSDILRFMDRVESRTGVVPVAYLENSAHLKILLGNADDATKAKLRRMPYWLALYSHESGAGPQFPAPGSPKGLVNQYRVWSDWTLWQYGGVDWEGGRSRPKVYNHEASRFSPYFGNLDRPVERNVFNGSYTGLQTFWQRHGLPLAR from the coding sequence ATGAAATTTCTTTCGCTTCTGCCTTTGGCTGCCCTTTTGGTCCATTGTACTGCCCCTCAGCCTGGCGGGTCCACCGGCAGCCTGCCGCCTGCGGCCACACGTGGCCTGCCGCAGATCATTAACGTATCTGCCTATGATCCTAAAGAGCGGCAGCGCGAAGGTCGTGGATATACTGAAAACGACGTCTCCGCCCTCCGCGCCAATGGAGCCAGCGGCCTCATCGCTCGGGCAGGCAAAGGCGGAAACCTGGATACCAAATGCGCCAGCTTCCTGGCGGCGGCTGACCGCACAGGAATGCTCGTTGGCGTCTATTACCGGCTGCAAAACCACGTGGATGCCGTGGCCCAGGCGGACCAGTTCATCTCCCGTGCCCAGGCCCTGGCCAGCAGCCGCTCATGGAATACCCCATCCCTGCTGCTGTGTGGGGACTTTGATGCGAATTCCCGTCTCTCAGACATCCTGCGGTTCATGGACCGGGTCGAGTCACGCACCGGAGTGGTCCCTGTGGCGTATCTGGAAAACAGCGCCCATTTAAAGATCCTCCTCGGCAATGCCGATGACGCCACCAAGGCCAAGCTGCGTCGTATGCCATATTGGCTGGCCTTATACTCCCATGAAAGCGGTGCTGGTCCGCAGTTCCCCGCTCCCGGCAGCCCTAAGGGGCTGGTGAACCAATACCGCGTCTGGTCCGACTGGACCCTCTGGCAGTATGGCGGTGTCGATTGGGAAGGCGGCCGCTCCCGGCCCAAAGTTTATAACCATGAGGCCTCACGTTTCAGCCCTTACTTCGGTAATCTGGACCGCCCGGTGGAGCGCAACGTCTTCAATGGTTCCTACACCGGTTTGCAAACCTTCTGGCAGCGTCATGGCCTGCCTCTTGCTCGTTAA
- a CDS encoding sulfatase-like hydrolase/transferase — translation MRLHFLASLLLTSLASLHAAEAEKPNIVVFYIDDMGWAQPGAYGGKLAATPHMDSIAAQGVRFTNGYSSGCVCSPGRVGMMTGRYQARTGHDANVGRPGRELLLTETTMAQHLKPAGYTTGIVGKWHLGDTAPEFMPTSRGFDFAMGTVGNLGEGKAPAFYHGNELQEELKGAPITSPVYAREACGFIDSNKAKPFFLYLSLNAVHTPIVASPAWLEKYKHLDKREQEYAALVSEADEAIGTVMAKLRELALEENTLIFCISDNGGASALSDKGGLRGGKWFVWEGGIRVTWMVQWKGRIPAGRVLDEPVIQLDVLPTALAAANAPASTVELDGVNLMPLLEGKSEKLDSRPLFFRFGVQHAVRLGDWKLVKATQEMEPMLVNLSTDPSESKDLTSENPAKKAELQTLWEKWDASMQPPRWEDQRWNGAEQRRPKKGKGKGKKAAR, via the coding sequence ATGAGACTCCACTTCCTCGCCTCACTCCTCCTCACCTCGCTCGCCTCTCTTCATGCAGCGGAGGCTGAAAAGCCTAACATTGTTGTCTTTTACATCGATGACATGGGCTGGGCACAACCGGGGGCTTATGGGGGTAAACTGGCAGCCACCCCGCATATGGATTCCATCGCCGCACAAGGGGTGCGTTTTACCAATGGCTATTCCAGTGGCTGCGTCTGCTCTCCAGGGCGTGTGGGGATGATGACCGGGCGTTATCAGGCCCGCACCGGTCATGATGCCAATGTCGGCCGTCCAGGACGGGAGCTCCTGCTCACGGAAACCACCATGGCTCAGCACCTGAAGCCAGCCGGTTATACCACCGGCATTGTTGGCAAGTGGCACCTGGGAGACACTGCCCCCGAGTTTATGCCGACTTCACGCGGATTTGATTTTGCCATGGGGACTGTCGGCAATCTCGGCGAGGGCAAAGCCCCCGCCTTCTACCACGGGAACGAGTTGCAGGAAGAACTCAAGGGTGCCCCCATCACTTCACCTGTGTATGCCCGAGAGGCCTGTGGTTTTATCGATTCCAATAAGGCTAAGCCCTTCTTTCTATACCTCTCCCTCAATGCCGTGCACACCCCCATCGTCGCTTCGCCGGCCTGGTTGGAAAAGTATAAGCACCTGGACAAGCGGGAGCAGGAATACGCGGCCTTGGTCAGTGAGGCGGATGAAGCCATCGGCACGGTGATGGCCAAGCTGCGCGAGCTGGCCCTGGAGGAGAATACCCTCATCTTTTGCATCAGCGACAATGGCGGTGCCTCGGCCCTTTCGGATAAAGGCGGTTTGCGTGGTGGCAAATGGTTCGTCTGGGAGGGTGGCATCCGTGTCACCTGGATGGTCCAGTGGAAAGGCCGTATTCCTGCCGGTCGTGTCCTGGATGAACCTGTCATCCAGCTTGATGTCCTGCCCACCGCCCTTGCTGCCGCCAATGCACCTGCATCGACCGTGGAACTGGATGGCGTAAACCTGATGCCCCTGCTTGAGGGAAAGTCAGAGAAGCTCGATTCCCGCCCCCTCTTTTTCCGTTTTGGCGTCCAGCATGCCGTGCGCCTGGGGGACTGGAAACTGGTCAAGGCCACCCAGGAAATGGAACCCATGCTGGTCAACCTCTCCACCGATCCTAGTGAATCCAAAGATCTCACTTCCGAAAACCCCGCCAAAAAAGCCGAACTCCAGACGCTTTGGGAAAAATGGGATGCCTCCATGCAGCCTCCCCGCTGGGAAGACCAGCGCTGGAATGGGGCAGAACAGCGCCGACCCAAAAAAGGCAAGGGCAAGGGTAAAAAAGCTGCCCGATAG
- a CDS encoding AsmA-like C-terminal region-containing protein: MSKARKEVDERLEKRGLVLNAKSESWSLWGGITLKEATLSRLTGDQPPLFEISELHVDVPWREVWAAKSAITHWRAEDAILVLNDDQGSVTMEGLTTDFAVRQGTIEVAGLGMRQGPLVIELKGEILTATGGGGSSEFNPNWNGLRSVLKTLSFKPGSDPFRITGLFNVDLRTPPAIWSVDLRGEGNQVNWRGLPMQNALVEGQASQGGLRLTANLKLLKGSGLVELSREGWKDTPLIMTGTLTDSAGRSDEFIGRYEGKARTVTIEQISGSADLVELAQGFPALAEKIPAGVTVKTFPEILAKDFVLQTGVQPPVWSLASAQFKTPASIVVIVRDQPVNVENITGGLSYQKDQWHFHSLKGKLLEGTFALDADYDGQKLTDAKISLKSLRLARLSPWLGNVGSGLENSDLTMDYAGSICNDPVDSTGGGTLVLSDAPVVHIPLLEQTYALFPKLLPDRGRASAGSFQVTFTMNNGVATIDPFKARSEALTVTATGTVDLVKRRVQGHARANLRGIVGRITLPLSHVLTDMEISGPLDDIRVSPEGPIGGAKKLIGGSAEAAKDSVKLSGDVLKEGLSLPFQALGMFRDK; encoded by the coding sequence GTGAGCAAAGCCCGGAAGGAGGTAGATGAGCGGCTGGAAAAGCGCGGACTGGTGCTGAATGCCAAAAGCGAGTCATGGTCCCTGTGGGGAGGCATCACCTTGAAGGAGGCGACGTTGAGCAGGCTCACCGGGGATCAGCCGCCTTTGTTCGAAATCAGCGAGCTGCATGTGGATGTGCCTTGGCGGGAGGTCTGGGCAGCGAAATCTGCCATCACCCATTGGCGTGCGGAGGACGCGATCCTGGTGCTGAATGATGACCAGGGAAGCGTCACCATGGAGGGACTGACCACGGACTTTGCGGTGCGTCAGGGGACCATTGAAGTGGCGGGTTTGGGTATGCGCCAGGGGCCTTTGGTCATTGAACTGAAGGGGGAAATTTTGACAGCTACTGGAGGAGGAGGAAGCAGCGAATTTAATCCAAACTGGAATGGGCTGAGGTCGGTACTGAAAACCTTGAGCTTCAAACCGGGCAGTGACCCATTCCGCATCACAGGTCTATTTAATGTGGACCTGCGTACACCGCCCGCCATCTGGAGTGTGGATCTCCGAGGAGAAGGCAACCAAGTGAACTGGCGTGGCCTGCCGATGCAAAATGCACTAGTGGAAGGACAGGCATCCCAAGGTGGCCTGAGGCTCACGGCTAACCTCAAATTGCTCAAGGGTTCCGGATTGGTGGAACTGTCACGCGAAGGCTGGAAGGATACGCCTCTGATCATGACGGGAACACTCACCGACAGTGCAGGCCGGAGTGATGAATTTATCGGCCGCTATGAAGGGAAGGCGCGCACCGTGACGATCGAGCAGATTAGCGGTAGCGCAGATCTGGTGGAACTGGCGCAGGGGTTCCCTGCCCTGGCAGAGAAGATCCCGGCCGGGGTCACGGTGAAAACGTTTCCTGAGATCCTGGCGAAGGACTTTGTCCTGCAAACGGGAGTGCAACCGCCCGTATGGAGCCTGGCCAGTGCGCAATTCAAGACCCCAGCATCCATCGTGGTGATAGTGAGGGATCAACCGGTGAATGTGGAGAACATTACCGGAGGCCTTTCCTATCAGAAGGATCAATGGCATTTCCACAGTTTAAAAGGGAAATTGCTGGAGGGGACCTTCGCGCTGGATGCTGACTATGACGGCCAGAAGCTGACCGATGCGAAGATTTCCCTGAAGTCCCTGCGGCTGGCCCGCCTTTCTCCCTGGCTGGGCAATGTGGGGTCGGGGTTGGAGAACTCGGACCTGACGATGGACTATGCAGGCAGCATCTGCAATGACCCCGTGGACTCCACCGGGGGAGGCACCCTTGTCCTCTCGGACGCGCCCGTGGTACACATCCCGCTGCTGGAGCAGACGTATGCCCTTTTTCCAAAGCTGCTGCCGGACCGAGGCAGGGCTAGCGCAGGGTCGTTTCAAGTGACTTTTACGATGAACAATGGAGTGGCGACGATCGACCCCTTCAAGGCTAGAAGCGAGGCCCTGACGGTCACTGCAACCGGCACGGTGGATCTGGTCAAACGCCGGGTGCAAGGGCATGCCCGAGCGAACCTGCGCGGCATCGTGGGCAGGATCACCCTGCCGCTGAGCCATGTGCTGACGGATATGGAAATCAGCGGTCCGCTGGATGACATCCGTGTCTCACCCGAAGGCCCCATCGGCGGAGCCAAGAAGCTGATCGGCGGCAGTGCCGAGGCAGCGAAAGACAGCGTGAAGCTAAGCGGCGATGTTTTAAAAGAGGGTCTGAGCCTGCCCTTCCAGGCGCTGGGGATGTTTCGGGATAAGTAA
- a CDS encoding helix-turn-helix domain-containing protein, with product MNEVHPTLLRQFVESLEVLYPEAEIVIERGGKSSGIWWIDIASGTVHVVVQWTPTLGFSLEEVSSEPVYGELPVERYRTVELALKRMTQLLAESSQAEAGGVGLRELRDLHGVSQTVLGTKLGIKQAAVSRVEHRSDLHLDTLMAIVQALGGTLEIRARFPDCVVPMRFTTNS from the coding sequence ATGAATGAGGTACATCCCACCCTACTTCGCCAATTCGTTGAGAGCCTTGAAGTGCTTTATCCAGAGGCCGAGATCGTGATTGAGCGAGGAGGCAAGTCTTCCGGCATATGGTGGATCGACATCGCCTCAGGCACTGTCCACGTGGTGGTGCAATGGACCCCGACTCTTGGTTTTAGTCTTGAAGAGGTGAGCAGCGAACCTGTCTATGGGGAACTGCCAGTCGAGCGATATAGAACCGTGGAGTTGGCGCTGAAACGCATGACTCAGTTGCTAGCCGAATCTTCTCAAGCGGAAGCTGGCGGCGTTGGTCTGCGCGAATTACGTGATCTTCATGGAGTATCACAGACAGTTCTCGGGACCAAGCTTGGCATCAAGCAAGCCGCTGTTTCCCGTGTCGAGCACCGCAGCGACCTGCATTTGGACACTTTGATGGCCATTGTACAAGCTCTTGGTGGCACGTTGGAAATCCGCGCGCGGTTTCCAGATTGTGTAGTGCCAATGAGGTTCACGACGAATTCGTAG
- a CDS encoding leucine-rich repeat domain-containing protein: MIRRSLTACSLALFLTSCGEEKSSAPSAAVPAPASVPTTAAQPAPAAPTATYWTAEKLHTEIKYHNHEYAGNGEFSIEDGQPIALNLREAKVTNLVFLEKLKPLALDLSGTPIQDIRPLKGMKLVELYLEDSPVTDLSPLRGMPLEKLYLSRTPVSDLSALEGAPLVELNAVDTKVTDVSPLSKCPIQMLWLTGTPVSSISGLKGIPLVSLTLHRTQVQDLSPLSGSSLQRLHIGETPVTDLSPLAGMRLTRLVFTPATITAGLDAAKALPLTEIGTRFDETGSDLLPPAAFWAQIGK, from the coding sequence ATGATCCGCCGCTCCCTTACCGCCTGCTCACTCGCCCTCTTTCTCACCTCCTGCGGCGAAGAAAAAAGCTCCGCGCCATCTGCCGCCGTCCCAGCACCGGCCAGTGTCCCCACCACCGCAGCTCAGCCAGCGCCCGCAGCCCCCACAGCAACCTACTGGACCGCTGAAAAGCTCCACACGGAGATCAAATACCACAACCACGAATACGCCGGCAATGGCGAGTTCAGCATTGAGGACGGCCAGCCCATCGCCCTGAACCTCCGCGAGGCTAAAGTCACCAACCTCGTCTTCCTGGAAAAATTAAAACCCCTCGCCCTGGACCTCAGCGGCACACCCATCCAGGACATCCGCCCCCTTAAAGGCATGAAGCTCGTTGAGCTTTACCTCGAAGACAGCCCCGTAACGGATCTCTCCCCGCTGCGTGGCATGCCCTTGGAGAAATTGTACCTCAGCCGTACCCCCGTCTCGGATCTCAGCGCCCTCGAAGGAGCCCCCCTTGTCGAACTGAACGCCGTGGATACCAAAGTCACCGATGTCTCCCCTCTTTCCAAATGCCCCATCCAGATGCTCTGGCTCACCGGCACCCCAGTCTCTAGCATCAGCGGACTGAAAGGCATCCCCCTCGTCTCACTCACCCTGCATCGCACCCAGGTGCAGGATCTGTCCCCGCTCAGCGGCAGCTCCCTTCAGCGTCTTCACATTGGTGAGACTCCGGTGACAGATTTGTCCCCCCTCGCTGGCATGCGCCTGACGCGCCTCGTCTTCACCCCCGCCACCATCACAGCCGGGCTGGATGCCGCCAAGGCACTTCCCCTTACCGAAATCGGCACTCGTTTTGATGAAACCGGCAGCGATCTCCTCCCTCCGGCCGCCTTCTGGGCTCAGATTGGGAAATAA
- a CDS encoding polysaccharide pyruvyl transferase family protein, giving the protein MPVSSVLKRRQFIRQASATVTASAVFANLFAAGGRAPRIVLRSSWQTVNIGDIGHTPGVLALIEKHIPEAEVTLWPMDVRNGVEEMLRKRFPKLRIVTEKAEAFECDFLVHGSGPYLTAHRDVAAWKKETGKPYGVYGITMAAAGDPGLKIMRNNGLDEYCRELLDGASFVFLRDGKSLEVVKNAGVKAPVIEFGPDGAFAADVRDDEKALAFLKEHSLEEGKFMCFLPNLRNAPYWKVKPNYEFNEAKHLRNEEMKEHDHAPLRDAMIAIVRETGMKILVCPEDSTQMETGKELLVDPLPEDVKAKVVWRENFWLTNEAISTYVRSAGLVSNEMHSPIMAIGNGIPAIVCRFVEQTTKGFMWEDIGLGEWLFDLDKPEELARVAPTALAIAKDPAAARKKAAKAREFVQQRQHDTMAILKKAASGAA; this is encoded by the coding sequence ATGCCTGTTTCTTCTGTCCTCAAACGCCGCCAGTTCATCCGCCAAGCCTCTGCTACCGTGACGGCTTCGGCGGTGTTTGCCAACTTGTTTGCAGCGGGTGGCCGGGCACCGCGAATCGTGCTGCGTTCTTCGTGGCAGACGGTGAACATTGGGGACATCGGCCACACGCCGGGGGTGCTGGCGCTGATCGAAAAACATATCCCGGAGGCGGAGGTGACCCTGTGGCCGATGGATGTGCGCAACGGGGTGGAGGAGATGCTGAGGAAGCGCTTTCCGAAACTGCGCATTGTGACGGAAAAGGCGGAGGCTTTTGAATGTGATTTTCTGGTGCATGGCTCGGGTCCGTATCTGACGGCGCATCGCGATGTGGCGGCGTGGAAAAAGGAAACGGGGAAGCCCTACGGAGTGTATGGCATCACCATGGCGGCGGCGGGTGACCCAGGACTGAAAATCATGCGCAACAATGGCCTGGACGAGTATTGCAGAGAGCTGCTAGACGGAGCGAGCTTTGTGTTTTTGCGCGATGGGAAATCACTGGAAGTGGTGAAGAATGCCGGAGTGAAAGCTCCGGTGATTGAATTTGGTCCGGATGGGGCTTTTGCGGCGGATGTGCGCGATGATGAGAAGGCGCTGGCCTTTCTAAAAGAGCACAGTTTGGAAGAGGGAAAGTTTATGTGCTTCCTGCCCAACCTGCGCAACGCCCCCTACTGGAAGGTCAAGCCTAACTATGAGTTTAACGAAGCCAAGCACCTGCGAAATGAAGAGATGAAGGAGCATGACCATGCGCCGCTGCGGGATGCGATGATCGCGATCGTGCGTGAAACTGGCATGAAAATATTGGTGTGTCCCGAGGACTCCACCCAGATGGAAACTGGCAAGGAGCTGCTGGTGGATCCGCTGCCGGAGGATGTGAAGGCAAAGGTGGTGTGGCGGGAAAATTTCTGGCTGACGAATGAAGCGATCAGCACCTATGTGCGCTCAGCAGGACTGGTGAGTAATGAGATGCATAGCCCGATCATGGCCATCGGGAATGGGATTCCGGCGATTGTCTGCCGGTTTGTGGAGCAGACGACCAAGGGCTTCATGTGGGAGGACATCGGGCTAGGCGAATGGTTGTTCGATCTGGACAAACCCGAGGAGCTAGCACGGGTGGCCCCGACGGCTTTGGCCATCGCAAAAGATCCGGCGGCTGCCCGAAAGAAGGCGGCCAAGGCGCGTGAATTTGTGCAGCAGCGGCAACATGACACCATGGCCATCCTGAAAAAGGCGGCGAGCGGAGCGGCCTAA
- a CDS encoding right-handed parallel beta-helix repeat-containing protein has protein sequence MKAFIPLLLCLWIIGVIRADDTAKIATLLAPAAQAGGIVTIPPGDYHLDGVVPITLSSNTTVSAYGARFHLPEKLGDKSRIILFQGTDLVHFTWLGGEFIGHVFDPAQKENAWEPSVNTKAIEITTTEGGATHDILFRDVKSNGVAGAVIGVHGLTQKGRDGQVITHAERVAVESCTLLRSGKFMWDYGYLWQILTWPDAYEAWEVERAKQYFRMDMVHDNLVMEDGDDRVRFDNRIKPLVVSLTDEPREVITFLTTDLPKNILHGRQYFIVGTNEKYIKISDQLGGPPLKFDGNAGPATSLCYNLSACYSAWAPTGAGPGKGAFDITGTKDVRVTGCQLSALGDTMHIQGCRNIVFANNQILGSRMGAFFLAEFCQNATITGNLIDGTNGSRVMSVEKSCTDVTITGNTFRNGGRGSWINQPKNFILQGNVFVNNTTKNEPDMRRGRIAFQTGKPVAFPELYFTLYEEGASYGPVIVKDNVFALGDSAPEDAVTFAPNGRDIQMTGNVFQNRTAHIVVDPSCENLIFRENQGAEVKNAPVGFNHGRR, from the coding sequence ATGAAAGCATTTATTCCTCTTCTCCTCTGTCTATGGATCATTGGCGTCATCCGTGCTGATGATACGGCGAAAATTGCCACCCTGCTCGCCCCAGCCGCCCAGGCAGGCGGCATCGTCACAATTCCGCCAGGCGATTATCATCTGGATGGTGTAGTGCCTATCACGTTATCATCCAACACCACCGTCTCCGCTTACGGAGCGCGCTTTCACCTGCCTGAAAAGTTAGGCGATAAGTCCCGCATCATACTCTTCCAGGGTACAGACCTAGTCCACTTCACCTGGTTAGGCGGCGAGTTCATCGGCCATGTGTTTGACCCAGCCCAGAAGGAGAATGCTTGGGAGCCAAGTGTGAATACCAAAGCCATCGAGATCACCACGACCGAGGGCGGTGCCACGCACGACATCCTCTTTCGGGATGTGAAATCAAACGGCGTCGCCGGTGCCGTCATCGGTGTGCACGGCCTCACCCAAAAAGGCAGAGATGGGCAGGTCATCACCCATGCTGAGAGAGTGGCAGTGGAAAGCTGCACGCTTCTTCGCAGCGGCAAATTCATGTGGGACTACGGTTACCTCTGGCAGATCCTCACCTGGCCTGATGCTTATGAAGCTTGGGAGGTGGAACGCGCAAAGCAATACTTTAGAATGGACATGGTCCACGACAACCTCGTCATGGAGGATGGCGATGATCGAGTGCGGTTTGATAACCGCATCAAGCCATTGGTCGTGAGCCTGACGGACGAGCCTCGCGAGGTCATTACCTTCCTCACCACAGACTTGCCCAAAAACATACTCCATGGACGCCAGTATTTCATTGTCGGGACTAACGAAAAGTATATCAAGATATCTGACCAGCTTGGTGGTCCGCCTCTGAAATTTGATGGAAACGCAGGACCCGCCACCAGTTTGTGCTACAACCTCTCCGCCTGCTATTCCGCCTGGGCACCCACCGGAGCCGGCCCTGGCAAGGGAGCCTTTGATATCACTGGCACCAAAGATGTCCGCGTCACTGGCTGCCAGCTCAGCGCCCTGGGCGACACCATGCATATCCAGGGTTGCCGCAACATCGTCTTTGCGAATAATCAGATCCTCGGCTCTCGCATGGGGGCCTTTTTCCTGGCCGAATTTTGCCAAAATGCCACCATCACCGGCAACCTCATCGATGGAACCAATGGCTCCCGTGTCATGAGTGTCGAAAAATCCTGTACCGACGTCACCATCACCGGCAATACCTTCCGCAACGGCGGCCGTGGAAGCTGGATCAACCAGCCCAAAAACTTCATCCTTCAGGGCAATGTGTTCGTGAACAACACCACCAAAAATGAGCCCGATATGCGCCGGGGCCGCATCGCTTTCCAGACCGGTAAGCCCGTGGCTTTTCCTGAACTCTATTTCACCCTTTATGAAGAAGGTGCCAGTTACGGTCCCGTCATCGTCAAAGACAACGTCTTTGCCCTCGGCGACTCCGCTCCCGAAGACGCCGTCACCTTTGCCCCCAATGGCCGCGATATTCAGATGACCGGCAACGTTTTCCAAAACCGCACTGCTCACATTGTCGTGGATCCTTCCTGCGAGAATCTCATCTTCCGTGAGAACCAGGGAGCCGAGGTCAAAAACGCCCCCGTTGGATTCAATCACGGCAGAAGATAA
- a CDS encoding exo-alpha-sialidase: MNRPYIITLLATMLVWTLASPAADLVPKPLLPVGKSRPSRSSVLLLGQPLSPAIVESVQTSMEDVTTLYRLDQKTETVEQLLGLIKSAEGKRMLARTWHVLVINLSADGDATTQIRTRLEKIDAHIIWREPGQKADAKSLEETLTQALLKNSTPWATLPKDEKRDPAQLLKQDGLLSNPASLPLVPSQTSMVFRAEEGQWQFNLHSYIAHHEGKFWATWSSGRVDEDSSNQFIRYATSKDGLKWSDSGVVAGDPDGEVGPLRWLASGLYVEDGKLYALGCLNEGSDKKGKIWAEAKLVRLQWTKDGWKDLGVFADNCMVYFPPMKVAGRDFFVWRDERAHFFTARSLPGKAQWEVKKHPNFPPDYRMSETSSYADADGTLHLIIRDQAKTRRLYHSLSFDNGDTWTLPVKTNYPDAVSKNMAGRLSNGLYYLINNPMETGRDPLSISVSRDGWTFGSPKNLRVGSPARRYPGGAKNDHSFQYSHAIEHDGKLWVIYATNKEDIEVSAFDIEALVKE; encoded by the coding sequence ATGAATCGCCCATACATCATCACACTCCTTGCCACGATGCTGGTCTGGACCCTGGCATCTCCCGCCGCCGATCTTGTGCCAAAACCCTTGCTACCCGTGGGTAAATCGCGGCCCTCCCGCAGTTCCGTACTGCTCTTGGGCCAACCGCTGTCCCCAGCCATTGTCGAATCCGTCCAGACATCGATGGAAGACGTCACCACACTCTATCGACTCGATCAAAAAACGGAGACGGTAGAACAATTGCTCGGCCTAATTAAAAGTGCGGAAGGAAAAAGAATGCTCGCCCGCACCTGGCACGTCCTTGTCATCAACCTGTCTGCTGACGGTGATGCCACGACACAAATCCGCACCCGTCTTGAAAAAATCGATGCGCACATTATCTGGCGTGAACCTGGCCAGAAAGCCGATGCCAAATCACTCGAAGAAACGCTGACACAAGCTCTGCTAAAAAACTCCACTCCCTGGGCCACCCTGCCTAAAGACGAAAAGCGCGATCCGGCTCAGCTTTTAAAGCAAGACGGCCTCCTTTCAAATCCCGCCTCCCTGCCGCTCGTCCCATCACAGACATCCATGGTCTTCCGTGCTGAGGAAGGCCAATGGCAGTTCAATCTCCATTCCTACATCGCCCATCATGAAGGCAAATTTTGGGCCACCTGGTCTTCAGGTCGTGTCGATGAAGACAGCAGCAATCAGTTCATCCGTTACGCCACCAGCAAGGATGGCCTGAAATGGAGCGATTCCGGAGTCGTGGCCGGGGATCCCGATGGCGAAGTCGGCCCTCTGCGTTGGCTTGCCTCCGGTTTGTATGTGGAGGATGGAAAACTCTACGCTTTAGGCTGCCTGAACGAAGGCAGCGACAAGAAAGGCAAGATCTGGGCTGAGGCCAAACTCGTACGTCTCCAGTGGACGAAGGACGGCTGGAAAGACCTCGGTGTGTTTGCGGACAACTGCATGGTTTACTTCCCACCCATGAAAGTCGCAGGCCGTGACTTTTTTGTCTGGCGGGATGAGCGGGCACATTTTTTCACCGCCCGTTCCCTTCCTGGAAAAGCGCAGTGGGAGGTGAAGAAGCACCCCAACTTTCCGCCCGATTATCGCATGAGCGAAACCTCATCCTATGCAGATGCGGACGGCACATTACACCTCATCATCCGCGATCAGGCCAAAACTCGTCGGCTTTATCATTCCCTCAGCTTTGATAATGGCGATACCTGGACACTTCCCGTGAAGACCAACTATCCAGATGCCGTCAGCAAAAACATGGCGGGCAGGCTGAGCAACGGCTTGTATTACCTCATCAACAATCCCATGGAGACCGGGCGCGATCCACTGAGCATCAGCGTCAGTCGTGATGGCTGGACCTTCGGTTCCCCCAAAAATCTTCGCGTCGGGTCACCCGCGCGCCGCTATCCAGGCGGTGCCAAAAACGATCACAGCTTTCAGTATTCCCACGCCATCGAGCACGATGGCAAGCTGTGGGTCATCTATGCGACTAACAAAGAGGATATCGAAGTCTCAGCCTTTGATATCGAGGCATTGGTGAAGGAATAG